The Acidianus manzaensis genome has a window encoding:
- a CDS encoding BadF/BadG/BcrA/BcrD ATPase family protein, giving the protein MILVGVDAGGTSTAAIAYSCDGKYIGEGEAGPGNFHNIGIEKTVNNIREAIQSATHNIKPDVACIGLAGLDSKHDYKILFNALKDIAENTIIEHDSFISLYAETRGRPGVIVISGTGSVVMGFDGKNRIRVGGAGWLLSDEGSAYWIGRKALRLLVKMLDGREEKSLLAELILANIKARDLDDIIRWSYHEGHKIDEIASLAKVVNEAAIKGDNKAKQIMIEAAKQLAEDAIYVSKRVGISQVYVSGGMFESEFFSSNFQSLLKEKGIETLKKKKSPEYGALLIAFDYANCVNVPE; this is encoded by the coding sequence ATGATTCTTGTAGGAGTAGATGCAGGAGGAACTTCTACGGCAGCTATAGCATATTCTTGTGATGGAAAATACATAGGTGAAGGAGAAGCAGGACCAGGCAATTTTCATAATATAGGAATAGAAAAAACTGTAAATAATATAAGGGAAGCAATACAGTCAGCAACTCATAATATTAAACCTGATGTAGCATGTATAGGTTTAGCTGGATTAGATTCTAAGCATGACTATAAAATTTTGTTTAATGCATTGAAAGATATTGCAGAAAATACAATAATAGAGCATGATTCATTTATTTCACTATATGCAGAGACTAGAGGAAGGCCCGGCGTAATAGTAATTTCAGGTACTGGAAGCGTGGTTATGGGATTTGATGGAAAGAATAGAATTAGAGTAGGAGGAGCAGGATGGTTATTATCAGATGAGGGATCAGCTTATTGGATAGGAAGAAAAGCATTAAGATTACTTGTAAAAATGCTAGATGGAAGAGAAGAAAAATCATTATTAGCAGAACTTATTCTTGCAAATATAAAAGCAAGGGATTTAGATGATATAATAAGATGGAGTTATCACGAAGGACATAAAATTGACGAAATAGCATCTTTAGCAAAAGTAGTAAATGAGGCAGCAATTAAAGGCGATAATAAAGCAAAACAAATAATGATTGAAGCAGCAAAGCAATTAGCTGAGGATGCTATCTATGTTTCTAAACGAGTAGGTATATCACAAGTATATGTAAGCGGAGGGATGTTCGAATCTGAATTTTTCTCTTCAAATTTTCAGTCATTATTGAAAGAAAAAGGAATAGAAACTCTTAAGAAGAAAAAATCACCTGAATATGGCGCATTACTAATAGCTTTTGATTATGCCAATTGCGTTAACGTACCGGAATAA
- a CDS encoding gamma-glutamyltransferase family protein: MPTATGKKIVTSENYIASHIGAEILEKGGNAFDAAIAVSAALSVVIPHTSGLGGDGFLLARTPEGIIAYNSSGWSPKNLKAEKIGERDPNSVVIPGLVDLWYFLEEYTTLPYEELLYPAISLAINGFYVGKSLHHAILNTVKLNNEWYSVFGNKRFGDFIKFPKLGRILKEIARDPRSFYEGKISEELVEGLHKFNVPVEQSDFSEFHGEKVNLIKINYKDFVVHEFPPNTQGITTLQILKMVEISKINSMPYNDIKRVNNHIKISTIAYEDRNNYVADPRFYKIPDYLLDEEYLAKRMIDEGVQLSLNNGDTTFFAVSDGENDVGLVQSLFYPFGSGIIIDDIVFNNRGYGFSEGNNKPEGRKRPLHTLSILYAEKRDKESLIIGCAGGDLRPQIHAEVFEYYSDYMMEIDEAVNAPRFMYLGNKVIAEKRLGIPATQEDYYSRNVGIVQAIKNKNGKIIGVADPRSEGVVIPVR, translated from the coding sequence ATGCCTACAGCAACAGGCAAAAAAATAGTTACGTCTGAAAACTATATAGCTTCTCATATAGGTGCAGAAATACTAGAAAAAGGAGGAAATGCTTTTGACGCTGCCATAGCAGTTAGTGCTGCATTATCTGTAGTAATCCCTCATACAAGCGGATTAGGAGGAGATGGCTTTCTATTAGCTAGAACTCCAGAAGGGATTATAGCGTATAATTCTTCTGGTTGGTCTCCTAAGAATCTTAAGGCAGAAAAAATAGGTGAAAGAGATCCTAATTCTGTAGTAATTCCGGGGCTAGTAGATTTATGGTATTTTCTAGAAGAATATACTACTCTACCTTATGAAGAATTACTTTATCCAGCAATTTCATTAGCTATTAATGGATTTTATGTAGGGAAGTCTCTTCATCATGCAATTTTAAATACAGTAAAGCTAAATAATGAATGGTATTCTGTTTTTGGCAATAAAAGATTTGGAGATTTTATAAAGTTTCCTAAACTGGGCAGAATACTTAAAGAGATTGCAAGAGATCCAAGAAGCTTTTATGAAGGAAAGATATCAGAAGAATTAGTAGAAGGATTACACAAGTTTAATGTCCCTGTAGAGCAGTCAGACTTTTCTGAATTTCATGGAGAGAAAGTTAATCTAATAAAAATTAATTACAAAGATTTTGTTGTTCATGAATTTCCTCCAAATACTCAAGGTATAACTACTTTACAGATCTTGAAAATGGTAGAAATATCAAAAATTAACTCAATGCCTTATAACGATATTAAAAGAGTAAATAATCATATAAAAATTTCTACAATAGCTTACGAAGATAGAAATAATTACGTTGCTGATCCAAGATTTTACAAAATTCCGGATTACTTGTTAGATGAGGAATATTTAGCAAAAAGAATGATAGATGAAGGAGTTCAATTATCACTTAACAACGGAGACACTACATTTTTTGCAGTTTCAGATGGTGAAAACGATGTGGGATTAGTTCAAAGCTTATTTTATCCTTTTGGTTCGGGAATAATTATAGATGACATAGTATTCAATAATAGAGGATATGGATTCTCAGAAGGAAATAACAAACCAGAGGGAAGAAAAAGGCCATTACATACGCTTTCTATACTATATGCGGAGAAAAGAGATAAAGAGAGTTTAATAATAGGTTGTGCAGGTGGAGATTTAAGACCACAAATTCATGCTGAAGTTTTTGAATATTACTCTGATTATATGATGGAAATAGATGAAGCAGTAAATGCTCCTAGATTTATGTACTTAGGAAATAAAGTAATTGCTGAAAAGAGACTAGGTATTCCCGCAACACAAGAAGACTATTATTCGAGAAACGTAGGAATTGTTCAAGCTATAAAGAATAAAAACGGAAAAATTATTGGAGTAGCCGATCCTAGAAGTGAAGGCGTTGTTATTCCGGTACGTTAA
- a CDS encoding MazG nucleotide pyrophosphohydrolase domain-containing protein, with the protein MELKELQDKMRQMYLEQDTKRGLFPTFTWFVEEVGELAEALLSNEDKNIQEELADVIAWAISIANMKNIDVEEALRKKYNL; encoded by the coding sequence TTGGAACTTAAAGAATTGCAAGATAAAATGAGGCAAATGTACTTAGAGCAAGATACTAAGAGAGGATTATTCCCAACTTTCACGTGGTTTGTAGAAGAAGTGGGCGAATTAGCAGAAGCTTTATTATCAAACGAAGATAAAAATATTCAAGAAGAATTAGCAGACGTTATAGCTTGGGCTATATCAATAGCAAACATGAAAAATATAGATGTAGAAGAAGCTTTAAGGAAAAAATATAATTTGTAG
- a CDS encoding tRNA(Met) cytidine acetyltransferase TmcA, protein MEKQEFYAQLKNALIDGMNRYYRNLVYIEKEDYISDLIDTIKTYLQVNSSPSILYAFHPWVKHAKDRRDEIKKILSDKNFEDIDYSSSENYLGNTYDLVILDLVDNFQPNYIGRLVDLARGGGLIILYTNDLVTNKIFRNSIIRNGKISNIYENRFKRKLHDHQGIFIVEQDTYTANIFSGNVKKPEKIIPNRILMPKELHELTISQDQIKALDGIKYIIRGGKRIVAITAPRGRGKSAVTGLGLAGIIKENLEDNFDSDIVVTAPSIASSSQIMEFAKKGLEALDIEFDEEKSDLGFTRSIEGKKFRIIYKPPDAAVESKGNLIVVDEAAAIGMNFLIHTLRKWRKIILVTTTHGYEGTGKTFLRYLNELIKEKKIPVNWITMEKPLRYAEGDPIESWLYDALVLNADITPLPKDIKIAEYETQDKESLFNQDEKLSQVYGILVTAHYRNNPDDLMIMADGVHHTIKTISTCEGKYYIAVAQVSEEGELSDSLIDTALRGGTFDGDLIPDRILKHGRIRDFGKLKGWRIVRIAVTPEFQGKGFGSKLLQLISENSNVDWIGSSFMGDPKVLNFWIKNGFIPVHVSPRKNEKFGDFPVIVIKPISEKAKEILSIISFIFKERLLQTLHDIYFNMSPQLARLLLKGNPSVKEFKINKIYLAKALAFLQGSSPYEASADAIHLLTLKYFWSTDKLLDPEEEIILIGKVLQGKPWGVISSESGINRTTMSEFIYSAIAKIIKKYYNLDADTQLNITLDTLDDEFTTR, encoded by the coding sequence ATGGAAAAACAGGAATTTTACGCTCAGCTAAAAAATGCGCTCATTGATGGAATGAATAGATATTACAGAAATTTAGTTTATATAGAAAAAGAGGATTATATTAGCGATTTAATAGATACTATTAAAACATACTTACAAGTTAATAGTTCTCCTAGTATATTATATGCGTTCCATCCTTGGGTTAAACACGCAAAAGATAGAAGAGATGAAATTAAGAAAATTCTTTCAGATAAAAACTTTGAAGATATAGATTATTCGTCATCAGAAAATTATCTTGGTAATACTTATGATTTAGTTATTCTTGATTTAGTAGATAATTTCCAGCCTAATTACATTGGTAGATTAGTAGACTTAGCAAGAGGTGGCGGATTAATAATATTATATACCAATGATTTAGTGACTAATAAGATATTTAGAAATTCAATAATAAGAAATGGTAAAATATCTAATATATATGAAAATCGATTTAAAAGAAAATTACATGATCATCAAGGAATATTTATAGTAGAACAAGATACTTATACTGCAAATATATTTAGTGGCAATGTAAAAAAACCAGAAAAAATAATTCCCAATAGAATACTAATGCCAAAAGAACTCCATGAATTAACTATCAGCCAAGATCAAATTAAAGCACTAGATGGAATAAAATATATAATAAGAGGAGGAAAAAGAATAGTAGCAATTACAGCACCCAGAGGAAGAGGCAAAAGCGCAGTAACCGGCCTAGGATTAGCAGGAATAATAAAAGAAAATTTAGAAGATAATTTTGATAGTGATATTGTAGTTACAGCTCCTTCAATAGCTTCTTCGTCTCAAATAATGGAATTTGCAAAAAAAGGATTGGAGGCACTAGACATAGAATTTGATGAGGAAAAATCAGACCTAGGTTTTACCAGGAGTATAGAAGGCAAAAAATTTAGGATAATCTATAAACCACCCGACGCTGCAGTAGAAAGTAAAGGAAATTTAATTGTTGTAGATGAGGCAGCAGCAATAGGCATGAATTTTTTGATTCATACTCTTAGAAAGTGGAGAAAAATAATTTTAGTTACAACAACTCATGGATATGAAGGTACTGGAAAGACATTTTTAAGATATTTAAATGAATTAATCAAAGAAAAGAAAATTCCAGTAAATTGGATCACTATGGAAAAGCCTTTGCGTTATGCTGAAGGAGATCCAATAGAATCTTGGCTTTATGATGCTTTAGTATTAAACGCTGATATAACTCCCCTACCTAAAGATATAAAAATAGCTGAATATGAAACTCAAGATAAAGAATCATTATTTAACCAAGATGAAAAATTATCGCAGGTATATGGAATTTTGGTAACAGCACATTATAGAAATAATCCAGATGACTTGATGATTATGGCAGATGGAGTTCATCATACAATAAAGACAATTTCAACATGTGAAGGAAAATATTACATTGCTGTAGCTCAAGTTTCAGAAGAAGGAGAATTAAGCGATAGTTTAATTGATACTGCTTTGAGAGGAGGTACTTTTGATGGGGATTTGATTCCAGATAGAATATTAAAGCATGGACGAATAAGAGATTTTGGAAAACTAAAAGGCTGGAGAATAGTTAGAATTGCTGTAACTCCAGAATTTCAAGGGAAAGGATTTGGGAGTAAACTACTGCAATTAATAAGTGAAAATTCTAATGTAGATTGGATAGGCTCTTCATTTATGGGAGATCCAAAAGTCTTGAATTTTTGGATAAAAAATGGTTTCATTCCTGTTCATGTTTCACCTAGAAAAAATGAGAAATTTGGAGACTTTCCAGTAATAGTCATCAAACCTATATCAGAAAAAGCAAAGGAAATACTAAGCATAATATCATTCATTTTCAAAGAGAGATTGTTACAAACTTTACATGACATATACTTTAATATGAGTCCACAATTAGCTAGATTACTATTAAAAGGAAATCCTTCTGTTAAGGAATTTAAAATCAATAAAATATATTTAGCTAAAGCATTAGCATTCCTTCAAGGCTCAAGTCCATATGAAGCTTCAGCAGATGCAATACATCTACTTACGTTAAAATATTTCTGGAGTACTGATAAATTATTGGATCCAGAAGAAGAAATAATACTTATAGGAAAAGTGCTACAAGGAAAACCTTGGGGAGTTATATCTTCTGAATCTGGTATTAATAGAACAACTATGTCTGAATTTATATACTCAGCAATAGCTAAGATTATAAAGAAATATTATAACTTAGATGCAGATACACAACTTAATATAACACTTGATACTTTAGATGATGAATTCACAACACGATGA
- a CDS encoding cytochrome C oxidase assembly protein, with translation MLLSQISLIGAIFAGITIVLGGIVEGYGYGLSLGTNWPYTRDILQTAAKKDPEAIHRISATIVGLISLAFLILRFSIITLAGFLGVVATALLGMATLYVLAGKLPSYFQGLHDIAAYSVFAVYLVIFLKGFNFNIISFFLYAVLPPHFLYFVIFMGGVVTGLRKMKFQIGNVTRPKNKIQYAWLIHGALAAIFIIALAIERLYLALGLTIIEAIVGLWVYDSSNRNASKPGISVGLHQLFSLLVVTALIIASV, from the coding sequence ATGTTATTAAGTCAAATTAGTTTAATCGGAGCAATTTTTGCAGGTATAACAATAGTGTTAGGTGGAATAGTAGAGGGATACGGCTATGGTTTATCCCTAGGTACTAATTGGCCTTATACCAGAGATATATTACAAACAGCAGCTAAAAAAGATCCAGAAGCTATACATAGAATTAGCGCTACTATAGTAGGATTAATATCATTAGCTTTCTTAATTTTAAGATTCTCTATAATTACATTAGCAGGATTCCTGGGAGTTGTAGCTACTGCATTATTAGGGATGGCCACTTTATACGTATTAGCTGGCAAACTACCATCATATTTTCAAGGATTGCATGATATTGCTGCATATAGTGTATTCGCAGTTTACTTAGTAATATTTTTAAAAGGATTTAACTTTAATATTATAAGCTTCTTCCTTTATGCAGTTTTACCACCTCATTTCCTATATTTTGTTATATTTATGGGTGGGGTAGTAACTGGACTTCGAAAAATGAAATTCCAAATAGGAAATGTAACTAGACCTAAAAATAAAATACAATACGCTTGGCTTATTCATGGAGCTTTAGCAGCTATATTTATTATTGCATTAGCTATAGAAAGGCTTTATTTAGCTTTAGGTTTAACCATAATTGAAGCAATAGTAGGTTTATGGGTTTATGATTCATCTAATAGAAATGCCAGCAAACCAGGCATATCTGTAGGTTTACATCAATTGTTTTCTCTTCTGGTAGTAACTGCACTAATAATTGCATCTGTCTAA
- a CDS encoding APC family permease, with amino-acid sequence MKLSKSSISLKETYGQAMAVTAPLGSVVSTTTAAIAFVGYSVVFTTILALLGSALWIYTLTRYTSKVASAGGYYTFGYSAWKNRTVSFYEAVLEALAYSFLNAVNAIAIYLLLSVALSMYGISLSPIYEGIIIAFGILYPSLISLTHIKFVLGKIVSISATAEAILLIALFGISLTRGFHANYVMPSSNIPMTDLAAAFVLSMVSISGAGASTYLGEETKKPFENISKGMWLALLIGGLAMTLGTYALVALWSGSLNSLSNSPQPLITEMYNFGFIPLIIALILSVNSLLSSNIGTTLGSARILFNLAREKSAPSIFSKVNKSNEPIIATLMIGSITAIVTIAAILSVGITTAFADISLISGIVWLSGRIIDGAGVPFLYYRIGQLRVLEVIIPLVATGINLWGVIESLAVPDMFTTSLIAVIAVLSVVWYFLKGRKGKPGSLVVDENNEIVTIDEYLQKLKNKREKAIT; translated from the coding sequence ATGAAACTCAGTAAATCTTCCATTTCATTAAAAGAAACTTATGGCCAAGCAATGGCTGTTACAGCACCATTAGGTAGTGTAGTCTCTACTACTACAGCAGCAATAGCTTTTGTAGGATATTCTGTAGTTTTCACTACAATTTTGGCTTTACTTGGTAGTGCATTATGGATATATACTCTAACAAGGTATACTTCTAAAGTTGCATCAGCCGGAGGATATTATACTTTTGGATATAGTGCATGGAAAAATAGAACTGTATCTTTTTATGAGGCAGTACTTGAAGCCTTAGCTTATTCTTTTCTTAACGCTGTAAACGCAATCGCAATATACCTTTTGTTAAGTGTCGCGTTAAGTATGTATGGAATATCTTTATCCCCAATTTATGAAGGAATTATAATAGCATTTGGAATATTATATCCTTCCCTAATTTCTTTAACTCATATTAAATTTGTTTTAGGAAAAATAGTAAGTATAAGTGCAACAGCAGAAGCTATCCTACTTATAGCTCTTTTTGGAATTTCATTGACTAGAGGATTTCATGCAAATTACGTTATGCCTTCATCAAATATTCCAATGACTGATTTAGCTGCAGCTTTTGTATTATCAATGGTAAGTATTTCTGGAGCAGGAGCTTCTACATATTTAGGAGAAGAGACTAAGAAGCCATTTGAGAATATCAGTAAAGGCATGTGGCTAGCTCTTTTAATAGGAGGATTAGCAATGACATTAGGTACTTATGCTTTAGTAGCATTATGGAGTGGCTCGCTTAATTCATTATCTAATTCACCTCAACCTTTGATTACAGAAATGTACAATTTTGGATTTATTCCATTAATAATTGCTTTAATTTTATCAGTTAATAGTTTATTATCTTCTAATATAGGAACAACATTAGGTTCTGCAAGAATTCTATTTAACTTGGCTAGAGAAAAATCAGCTCCTTCAATATTTTCCAAAGTAAATAAATCAAATGAACCTATAATAGCTACGTTAATGATTGGATCTATAACTGCTATAGTTACTATAGCTGCTATACTATCTGTTGGAATTACTACAGCATTCGCGGATATTAGCTTAATAAGTGGAATTGTATGGTTATCTGGAAGAATAATTGATGGAGCTGGAGTTCCATTCCTCTATTATAGAATAGGTCAACTCAGAGTTTTAGAAGTAATAATTCCATTAGTAGCTACAGGGATAAACCTATGGGGAGTTATTGAATCATTAGCAGTTCCAGACATGTTTACTACTTCTTTAATTGCAGTAATTGCAGTACTATCAGTAGTATGGTATTTTCTTAAAGGAAGAAAAGGAAAGCCTGGTAGTTTAGTAGTTGACGAGAATAACGAAATAGTTACTATTGACGAATACTTACAAAAATTAAAGAATAAAAGGGAAAAAGCTATTACTTAA
- a CDS encoding universal stress protein: MKVILAYDGSDYSKKAVFFALRFLKKEDEIHIVTVVKEAPKSPEQIIIENEEKAKELLNSITSETAGFNIKTKVLESNDVADAIIDYCKQIQCDLAITGSRGLTGLKKAIMGSVSSALVNKANFPVLVVK; encoded by the coding sequence ATGAAAGTAATATTAGCATATGATGGTTCAGATTATTCTAAAAAGGCAGTGTTTTTTGCTTTAAGATTTCTAAAGAAAGAAGATGAAATTCACATAGTAACAGTTGTTAAAGAAGCTCCTAAAAGTCCAGAGCAAATTATAATTGAAAATGAAGAAAAAGCCAAAGAATTATTAAATAGCATAACTTCCGAAACAGCAGGATTTAATATAAAAACAAAAGTATTAGAAAGCAATGACGTAGCAGATGCTATAATAGATTATTGTAAACAAATTCAATGCGACCTAGCTATAACTGGTAGTAGAGGTTTGACAGGATTAAAAAAAGCTATAATGGGAAGTGTATCTTCAGCATTAGTTAATAAAGCAAATTTTCCAGTTCTAGTAGTAAAATAA
- a CDS encoding TldD/PmbA family protein, whose protein sequence is MYNIIEKAKDLGYSAELIYINREEYSIEEGDQTYSRYLNEEGYGLRVFKDGKVGFAYSTKLSDSILENAIESLKVSQSDDANKIPPYNKPNYINLYYDFDLIEVAKEKIKELEDIKKEKINVINLNSTTWISKIGIINTEGLDVYEKRSGISVSASGNYKEAGYVGPEIYEYMSFRNPKTDIQQLKEKLVDKVMITKEKNKLDFKPKSVILTPKATYSLIFPLLRYAISTENYYRGRTPFKEGESINDKLKIIDDPTIKESIYSRSFDAEGQQSKVNTIIDGEIKTFLSNTYWANKTKRENTASASRSYATTPIIYPSNISISYKEEYDNLDDENKIYIDEVQGVHTSNFDTGEFSVVGSFSWIIKGGKKISLREIVITSTLKDLLKNIVASTKKREIQGNIITGNLEILNVSIV, encoded by the coding sequence ATGTATAATATAATAGAGAAAGCAAAAGATCTAGGATATTCGGCAGAATTAATTTACATAAATAGAGAAGAATATTCAATAGAAGAAGGAGATCAAACATATTCTAGATATTTAAATGAAGAAGGATATGGCTTACGCGTATTTAAGGATGGTAAAGTAGGTTTCGCATATTCTACGAAGCTTAGTGATTCAATCTTAGAAAACGCAATAGAATCGTTAAAAGTTTCACAAAGTGATGACGCAAATAAAATACCTCCATACAATAAACCAAATTATATCAATTTGTATTATGATTTTGATTTAATAGAAGTAGCTAAAGAAAAAATAAAAGAATTAGAAGATATAAAAAAGGAGAAAATAAATGTAATAAATTTAAATTCCACAACATGGATTAGTAAAATTGGCATAATAAACACTGAAGGATTAGACGTGTATGAAAAAAGATCTGGTATAAGTGTTTCAGCATCAGGAAACTATAAAGAGGCAGGATATGTAGGTCCAGAAATTTACGAGTATATGAGTTTTAGAAATCCTAAAACAGATATTCAACAACTTAAAGAAAAATTAGTTGACAAAGTAATGATAACCAAAGAAAAAAACAAATTGGACTTTAAACCAAAATCTGTTATCTTAACTCCAAAGGCTACTTATAGCTTAATATTTCCGCTTTTGAGATATGCTATATCCACTGAAAATTATTATAGAGGAAGAACTCCATTTAAAGAAGGAGAAAGCATAAATGATAAGCTTAAGATTATAGATGATCCTACGATTAAGGAATCTATCTATAGTAGATCTTTTGACGCAGAAGGCCAACAGTCCAAGGTAAATACTATAATAGATGGGGAAATTAAGACATTTCTTAGTAATACTTATTGGGCTAATAAGACTAAAAGAGAAAATACTGCCTCGGCTTCAAGGAGCTATGCTACTACTCCAATAATATATCCAAGCAATATTTCTATATCATACAAAGAGGAATATGATAACCTAGATGACGAAAATAAAATATACATAGACGAGGTTCAAGGTGTTCATACTAGTAATTTCGATACTGGAGAATTTAGTGTAGTAGGTTCTTTTAGTTGGATTATTAAAGGAGGTAAAAAAATCTCTCTTAGAGAAATAGTTATTACATCTACATTAAAGGACTTATTAAAGAATATTGTGGCTTCAACTAAAAAGAGGGAAATACAAGGAAATATAATAACTGGTAATTTAGAAATATTAAATGTATCAATAGTTTAA
- the tldD gene encoding zinc metalloprotease TldD gives MHELLLKAEKLGSMFADLRYYEVKEISISDTEQGVYISTNGSDIGYSLRVLYDGNWGYVSTSNLNDSDVKKAVDSAYGNGKVNITYLPSKKDEVKIKQQKEVNKSIEEIVKDLDRIKNRILQNTSVKSVNVRYFLSSIHKEYYSTEEREILQDYIINGIAISAVSKEGDIVASAYHGASTFKGYPLEIFDENEMIEIIEKRLKNQLKGKIPKGGESEVVLAPDVVGVFSHEAVGHLAEADLAINGILNRLRGKKIAPDFVSIYDSPFIDYNRAIGVTPYDDEGVEGRDVKIIDKGAVSEFLVDRYYSTYLGEKPTGNARAEDFRSPILVRMRNTYMLSGDYNVEEMIKEVKDGYLLVSPLGGQTSPDGTFQFGIQEGYIIHNGEIGEPLRNVGISGYTIETLSKIEAVSKEFDVWPGFCGKGGQSVPVGTGGAYIRVKMKVGGNV, from the coding sequence ATGCATGAACTATTGTTAAAAGCAGAAAAATTAGGATCAATGTTTGCAGATTTAAGATATTATGAAGTAAAAGAGATTTCTATTTCAGATACTGAGCAAGGAGTTTACATTTCAACTAATGGTAGTGATATAGGATATTCTTTAAGAGTACTTTATGACGGTAATTGGGGATACGTTAGTACTAGCAATTTAAATGATTCAGATGTCAAAAAAGCCGTAGATTCAGCCTATGGTAATGGAAAAGTAAACATAACTTACTTGCCATCTAAAAAAGATGAAGTAAAAATTAAACAGCAAAAAGAAGTTAACAAATCCATTGAGGAAATAGTTAAAGATTTGGATAGAATAAAAAACAGAATATTACAAAATACTTCAGTAAAATCTGTTAATGTCAGATATTTTTTGAGCAGTATTCATAAAGAATATTATAGTACTGAAGAAAGAGAGATCTTACAAGACTATATCATAAATGGAATAGCTATATCAGCAGTATCAAAAGAAGGAGATATCGTAGCTTCAGCTTATCACGGAGCGTCGACTTTCAAAGGTTATCCATTAGAAATTTTTGATGAAAATGAGATGATAGAAATTATTGAAAAAAGATTAAAAAATCAACTTAAAGGAAAAATACCCAAGGGAGGAGAATCAGAAGTAGTTTTAGCACCTGACGTGGTTGGTGTTTTTTCTCATGAAGCTGTAGGACATTTAGCTGAAGCAGATTTAGCAATAAATGGAATTTTAAATAGGTTAAGAGGAAAAAAGATAGCTCCTGACTTTGTAAGCATTTACGACTCACCATTTATCGATTATAATAGAGCTATAGGAGTAACTCCATACGATGATGAAGGAGTAGAAGGAAGAGATGTAAAAATTATAGACAAAGGAGCAGTTTCTGAATTTTTAGTTGATAGATATTATTCTACTTACCTTGGAGAAAAACCTACAGGGAATGCTAGGGCTGAAGATTTTAGAAGCCCAATTTTAGTAAGAATGAGAAACACATATATGCTGTCTGGAGATTATAATGTAGAAGAAATGATAAAAGAAGTAAAAGACGGTTATCTTCTTGTTTCTCCTTTAGGTGGGCAAACAAGCCCAGATGGAACTTTTCAATTTGGTATACAAGAAGGTTATATTATACATAATGGAGAAATAGGTGAACCATTAAGAAATGTTGGGATATCTGGATATACTATAGAAACGTTAAGTAAAATAGAAGCAGTATCTAAAGAATTTGATGTATGGCCAGGTTTTTGTGGTAAGGGAGGCCAATCTGTTCCAGTTGGGACAGGCGGTGCGTATATTAGAGTTAAAATGAAGGTGGGAGGAAATGTATAA
- a CDS encoding CopG family ribbon-helix-helix protein, producing MSAEKISVSIPRDLLEQLEKFMKKSSVMDRSKIFQIALRNFLDENLSEDKEVTGIINIIYNEDSTGDITKVQHEKLISIISTLHIHLNEKECMEAIAVKGKKKELIDLALILSQIRGVKKVKLLTYNENEK from the coding sequence ATGAGTGCTGAAAAGATAAGCGTTTCAATCCCTAGAGATTTACTAGAACAGCTCGAAAAATTCATGAAGAAATCTTCAGTAATGGATAGATCTAAGATTTTTCAAATAGCATTAAGAAATTTTTTAGATGAGAACTTATCTGAAGATAAAGAAGTAACAGGGATAATAAATATAATTTATAATGAAGATTCTACTGGAGATATAACAAAAGTACAGCATGAAAAATTAATTTCAATAATTTCAACATTACATATACATTTAAATGAAAAAGAATGCATGGAAGCTATAGCAGTAAAAGGAAAAAAGAAAGAACTCATTGATTTAGCTTTAATATTATCTCAAATAAGAGGAGTTAAAAAGGTTAAACTATTAACATATAATGAAAACGAAAAATGA